In one Rhinopithecus roxellana isolate Shanxi Qingling chromosome 1, ASM756505v1, whole genome shotgun sequence genomic region, the following are encoded:
- the ASTE1 gene encoding protein asteroid homolog 1, with amino-acid sequence MGIRGLMSFVEDHSNEFFTDLKLQDTKIVIDGYALFHRLSFNSNLELRYGGDYDSFADIVQKFFESLFACNICPYVVLDGGCDISDKKLTTLKDRAREKIQMAHSLSVGGSGYVCPLLIREVFIQVLIKLQVCFVQCFSEADRDIMTLANHWNCPVLSSDSDFCIFDLKTGFCPLNSFQWRNINTIKGTQNYIPAKCFSLDAFCHHFSNMNKALLPLFAVLCGNDHINLPIIETFLSKACLPLGATSSKGRRHHRILGLLNWLSHFANPTEALDNVLKYLPKKDRENVKELLCCSMEEYQQSQVKLQDFFQCGTYVCPDALNLGLPEWVLVALAKGQLSPFISDALVLRRTILHTQVENMQQPNPLAFSEVERINKNIKTSILTARNASGTLDCHNQQPW; translated from the exons ATGGGTATCCGAGGACTAATGAGTTTTGTGGAAGATCACAGTAATGAGTTCTTCACTGATTtgaagttgcaggacacaaaaatTGTCATTGATGGCTATGCTCTTTTCCACCGTCTTTCCTTCAATTCAAACTTGGAGCTCCGGTATGGTGGGGACTATGATTCTTTTGCAGATATTGTACAAAAATTCTTTGAATCACTGTTTGCTTGTAATATATGCCCATATGTTGTATTAGATGGAGGATGTGACATTTCGGATAAAAAGCTTACAACTTTAAAGGATAGAGCTAGAGAGAAGATCCAGATGGCCCATTCCCTTTCTGTTGGTGGGAGTGGGTATGTATGTCCCTTACTCATCCGGGAAGTATTCATACAGGTTTTGATCAAGCTGCAGGTATGTTTTGTCCAGTGCTTTTCAGAAGCAGATCGGGACATTATGACACTTGCTAATCATTGGAATTGCCCTGTGTTATCGTCAGATAGTGACTTTTGCATTTTTGACCTGAAAACTGGGTTTTGCCCATTGAATAGCTTTCAGTGGAGAAATATTAACACTATTAAGGGCACACAAAACTATATCCCTGCCAAATGCTTTTCCCTTGATGCATTCTGCCATCACTTTAGCAATATGAATAAAGCTCTACTGCCTCTCTTTGCGGTGCTATGTGGAAATGACCATATTAATCTACCTATCATAGAGACATTCTTAAGTAAAGCATGTCTTCCTCTTGGAGCTACCAGTTCTAAAGGGAGGAGACACCACCGAATCCTGGGACTTCTGAATTGGTTGTCTCATTTTGCCAACCCTACTGAAGCACTAGATAATGTTCTGAAATACCTCCCAAAAAAGGATCGAGAAAATGTTAAGGAACTTCTCTGCTGTTCCATGGAAGAATACCAACAGTCCCAGGTGAAGCTGCAGGACTTCTTCCAGTGTGGTACTTATGTCTGTCCAGATGCCTTGAATCTTGGTTTACCAGAATGGGTATTAGTGGCTTTAGCTAAAGGCCAGCTATCACCTTTCATCAGTGATGCTTTGGTCCTAAGACGGACCATTCTTCACACACAGGTGGAAAACATGCAGCAACCAAAC CCTCTAGCTTTCAGTGAAGTAGAAAGGATTAATAAGAATATCAAAACCT CAATCCTTACTGCTCGCAATGCTAGTGGGACCCTTGACTGCCATAATCAACAGCCCTGGTAG